One genomic window of Saccharomyces cerevisiae S288C chromosome XII, complete sequence includes the following:
- the IKI3 gene encoding Elongator subunit IKI3 (Subunit of Elongator complex; Elongator is required for modification of wobble nucleosides in tRNA; maintains structural integrity of Elongator; homolog of human IKAP, mutations in which cause familial dysautonomia (FD)): MVEHDKSGSKRQELRSNMRNLITLNKGKFKPTASTAEGDEDDLSFTLLDSVFDTLSDSITCVLGSTDIGAIEVQQFMKDGSRNVLASFNIQTFDDKLLSFVHFADINQLVFVFEQGDIITATYDPVSLDPAETLIEIMGTIDNGIAAAQWSYDEETLAMVTKDRNVVVLSKLFEPISEYHLEVDDLKISKHVTVGWGKKETQFRGKGARAMEREALASLKASGLVGNQLRDPTMPYMVDTGDVTALDSHEITISWRGDCDYFAVSSVEEVPDEDDETKSIKRRAFRVFSREGQLDSASEPVTGMEHQLSWKPQGSLIASIQRKTDLGEEDSVDVIFFERNGLRHGEFDTRLPLDEKVESVCWNSNSEALAVVLANRIQLWTSKNYHWYLKQELYASDISYVKWHPEKDFTLMFSDAGFINIVDFAYKMAQGPTLEPFDNGTSLVVDGRTVNITPLALANVPPPMYYRDFETPGNVLDVACSFSNEIYAAINKDVLIFAAVPSIEEMKKGKHPSIVCEFPKSEFTSEVDSLRQVAFINDSIVGVLLDTDNLSRIALLDIQDITQPTLITIVEVYDKIVLLRSDFDYNHLVYETRDGTVCQLDAEGQLMEITKFPQLVRDFRVKRVHNTSAEDDDNWSAESSELVAFGITNNGKLFANQVLLASAVTSLEITDSFLLFTTAQHNLQFVHLNSTDFKPLPLVEEGVEDERVRAIERGSILVSVIPSKSSVVLQATRGNLETIYPRIMVLAEVRKNIMAKRYKEAFIVCRTHRINLDILHDYAPELFIENLEVFINQIGRVDYLNLFISCLSEDDVTKTKYKETLYSGISKSFGMEPAPLTEMQIYMKKKMFDPKTSKVNKICDAVLNVLLSNPEYKKKYLQTIITAYASQNPQNLSAALKLISELENSEEKDSCVTYLCFLQDVNVVYKSALSLYDVSLALLVAQKSQMDPREYLPFLQELQDNEPLRRKFLIDDYLGNYEKALEHLSEIDKDGNVSEEVIDYVESHDLYKHGLALYRYDSEKQNVIYNIYAKHLSSNQMYTDAAVAYEMLGKLKEAMGAYQSAKRWREAMSIAVQKFPEEVESVAEELISSLTFEHRYVDAADIQLEYLDNVKEAVALYCKAYRYDIASLVAIKAKKDELLEEVVDPGLGEGFGIIAELLADCKGQINSQLRRLRELRAKKEENPYAFYGQETEQADDVSVAPSETSTQESFFTRYTGKTGGTAKTGASRRTAKNKRREERKRARGKKGTIYEEEYLVQSVGRLIERLNQTKPDAVRVVEGLCRRNMREQAHQIQKNFVEVLDLLKANVKEIYSISEKDRERVNENGEVYYIPEIPVPEIHDFPKSHIVDF; the protein is encoded by the coding sequence ATGGTTGAACATGACAAGAGTGGGTCAAAGAGGCAGGAGCTAAGATCAAATATGCGTAATCTTATTACCTTGAATAAGGGTAAATTTAAGCCAACGGCGTCTACTGCAGAAGGcgatgaagatgacttATCTTTCACTTTGTTAGACTCGGTATTTGATACATTATCCGACAGTATAACATGTGTACTCGGTTCTACGGATATTGGTGCTATTGAAGTGCAACAATTCATGAAGGATGGTTCCAGGAATGTGTTGGCTTCATTCAACATTCAGACTTTTGACGACaaattattatcttttGTTCATTTTGCGGATATTAACCAATTAGTCTTTGTCTTTGAACAAGGTGATATCATTACAGCCACTTATGATCCTGTCAGTTTGGACCCAGCTGAAACTTTAATTGAAATTATGGGTACTATAGACAACGGAATTGCAGCCGCGCAGTGGTCCTATGACGAAGAGACGCTGGCCATGGTGACTAAAGATCGTAACGTGGTAGTTCTAAGTAAACTGTTCGAACCCATATCGGAATACCATTTAGAGGTAGATGATCTTAAGATTTCAAAGCACGTCACCGTTGGTTGGGGTAAAAAGGAAACACAATTCAGAGGTAAAGGTGCACGTGCCATGGAAAGAGAAGCATTAGCCAGCTTAAAGGCATCAGGTTTGGTAGGTAACCAATTAAGAGATCCGACCATGCCCTATATGGTAGATACTGGTGATGTAACCGCATTGGACAGTCATGAAATCACAATTTCTTGGAGAGGGGATTGTGATTATTTTGCTGTTTCTTCTGTAGAGGAGGTACCagacgaagatgatgaaacaaaatcaataaaaagaagagctTTCAGAGTTTTTTCCCGTGAAGGCCAATTGGATAGTGCTTCTGAGCCAGTAACTGGGATGGAACACCAGTTAAGCTGGAAACCACAAGGTTCTTTGATTGCGTccattcaaagaaaaaccgACCTTGGTGAGGAGGATTCAGTGGATGTGATTTTCTTCGAACGTAACGGTTTAAGGCATGGTGAATTTGATACAAGATTACCTCTAGATGAGAAGGTAGAAAGTGTATGCTGGAATAGTAACTCAGAGGCACTAGCCGTAGTATTGGCAAACCGCATTCAGTTGTGGACGTCCAAGAATTACCATTGGTATTTAAAACAAGAATTGTACGCTAGCGACATTTCCTACGTTAAATGGCACCCAGAAAAGGACTTCACGTTGATGTTTTCTGATGCTGGATTTATCAATATCGTTGATTTCGCTTATAAGATGGCGCAGGGTCCGACATTAGAGCCGTTCGATAACGGTACCTCTCTTGTTGTTGATGGAAGGACAGTGAATATCACTCCTCTAGCTCTTGCTAATGTCCCTCCTCCAATGTACTATCGTGATTTTGAAACTCCAGGAAATGTATTGGATGTAGCGTGCAGTTTTTCGAATGAAATATATGCAGCAATCAACAAAGATGTTCTAATTTTCGCAGCCGTCCCAAGTATcgaagaaatgaaaaaaggcAAACATCCAAGTATAGTCTGCGAATTCCCCAAATCTGAGTTCACAAGTGAGGTTGACTCTTTAAGGCAAGTTGCATTTATTAACGATTCCATTGTCGGTGTGTTGCTTGACACAGATAACCTTTCTAGAATAGCGCTTTTGGATATCCAGGATATTACGCAACCAACTTTAATAACTATTGTGGAGGTCTATGATAAAATCGTTTTACTAAGAAGTGACTTTGATTATAACCACTTGGTGTATGAAACTCGCGATGGTACAGTTTGCCAATTGGATGCGGAAGGCCAGTTAATGGAAATTACCAAGTTTCCTCAATTGGTACGTGATTTTAGAGTAAAAAGAGTCCATAACACATCAgcagaagatgatgacaacTGGTCTGCAGAAAGTTCTGAGTTAGTTGCATTTGGTATCACAAATAACGGTAAGTTATTTGCTAATCAAGTTCTTTTGGCTTCGGCAGTTACTTCCTTGGAGATTACCGATTCCTTTCTGTTGTTCACCACGGCACAACACAATTTACAGTTTGTGCATTTAAATTCCACCGATTTCAAGCCATTGCCTTTGGTAGAGGAGGGTGTGGAAGATGAAAGAGTGCGTGCCATTGAAAGAGGTTCCATTTTAGTGTCCGTTATTCCATCTAAGTCTTCCGTTGTTTTGCAAGCCACACGTGGTAATCTAGAAACAATTTATCCAAGAATTATGGTACTGGCAGAGGTaagaaagaatatcatGGCAAAACGTTATAAAGAGGCGTTTATTGTTTGTCGTACACACAGAATTAACcttgatattttgcatGACTATGCGCCAGAGttatttattgaaaacttAGAAGTATTTATCAACCAAATCGGAAGGGTTGATTATCtcaatttatttatttcctGTTTGTCGGAAGATGACGTTaccaaaacaaaatataaGGAAACCCTTTATTCAGGTATCTCGAAGTCATTTGGAATGGAACCAGCACCACTGActgaaatgcaaatatatatgaaaaagaaaatgtttGATCCCAAAACCTCTAAAGTCAACAAAATATGCGATGCTGTGCTAAATGTTTTATTAAGCAATCCTGaatacaagaagaaatacttGCAAACGATCATTACAGCATATGCATCCCAAAACCCTCAAAACTTATCGGCTGCACTAAAACTAATTAGTGAACTAGAAAattctgaagaaaaagactCTTGTGTAACTTACTTGTGTTTTTTGCAAGACGTCAACGTGGTTTATAAATCTGCCCTATCTTTGTATGATGTCAGTTTAGCATTATTAGTCGCCCAAAAATCACAAATGGATCCTCGTGAATATCTGCCATTTTTACAAGAATTACAAGATAATGAGCCTTTACGCCGTAAGTTTTTGATTGATGATTACTTAGGGAACTATGAAAAAGCTTTGGAACACTTGTCCGAAATTGATAAAGATGGTAATGTTTCAGAGGAAGTCATAGACTATGTTGAATCTCATGATTTGTATAAGCATGGTTTAGCACTTTACCGTTATGATTCTGAGAAGCAGAATGTTATTTATAACATTTACGCAAAGCATTTGTCATCAAATCAAATGTATACGGATGCGGCGGTGGCGTACGAGATGCTAGGAAAGCTCAAAGAAGCAATGGGGGCATACCAATCAGCGAAAAGATGGCGTGAGGCCATGTCCATCGCTGTTCAGAAATTCCCAGAGGAAGTTGAGTCAGTCGCAGAAGAGTTGATATCTTCTTTGACTTTTGAACATAGATATGTTGATGCTGCTGATATTCAATTGGAATATTTGGACAATGTTAAAGAAGCCGTAGCTTTGTACTGTAAGGCCTATAGATATGATATTGCTTCTCTTGTGGCGATAAAGGCCAAGAAAGATGAACTCTTGGAAGAAGTTGTCGATCCCGGTTTAGGCGAAGGTTTTGGTATAATTGCAGAATTACTCGCCGATTGTAAAGGCCAGATTAATTCACAGTTAAGAAGATTGAGAGAGCTACGCGCGAAGAAGGAGGAGAACCCATACGCCTTTTATGGCCAGGAAACTGAGCAAGCGGATGACGTTTCTGTTGCTCCTTCTGAGACGTCAACACAAGAATCATTCTTCACCAGATACACAGGCAAAACTGGGGGTACTGCAAAGACTGGTGCTTCCAGACGTACAGCTAAAAACAAGCGTAGGGAAGAGCGTAAGCGTGCTCGTGGTAAGAAGGGAACTatttatgaagaagaatatttggTTCAGTCAGTCGGAAGATTGATTGAGAGGTTAAACCAAACAAAACCAGACGCTGTGAGAGTTGTTGAGGGTCTTTGTAGACGAAACATGAGAGAGCAAGCTcaccaaattcaaaagaacTTTGTTGAAGTACTTGATTTATTGAAGGCTAACGTTAAAGAAATTTATTCTATTAGCGAAAAGGATAGAGAAAGGGTTAATGAAAATGGGGAAGTATATTATATCCCAGAAATACCTGTTCCAGAGATTCATGATTTCCCTAAGAGTCATATTGTTGATTTTTGA
- the SWC7 gene encoding Swc7p (hypothetical protein; component of the Swr1p complex that incorporates Htz1p into chromatin) — MDCPSNVVLLLLQLVLQRQQTLAHRDKSVDLQTLLKDPVIDNDVLVEFKTHKLVQLYGPQYCRDISLRGLKTMVTDIFANGIPKNAQSSGNDQPVTVVDLANYYYMQRINELQNTELPQLKEALLTRLEHMI, encoded by the coding sequence ATGGATTGCCCCTCAAACGTTGTGTTATTGTTGCTGCAATTAGTTTTGCAGCGCCAACAAACTCTAGCTCATCGAGATAAGTCGGTTGATTTGCAAACGCTGTTAAAAGATCCCGTCATTGATAATGACGTACTAGTAGAGTTCAAGACACACAAGTTGGTGCAATTATATGGCCCTCAATACTGCCGCGACATATCTCTGAGAGGGCTCAAAACAATGGTTACAGATATCTTCGCAAACGGAATCCCAAAAAATGCGCAATCTTCAGGGAATGATCAACCAGTGACTGTAGTGGACCTGGCCAATTACTACTACATGCAGAGAATCAATGAGCTACAGAATACAGAACTTCCTCAATTGAAAGAGGCATTGCTGACAAGGCTGGAGCACATGATCTAA
- the VAC14 gene encoding Vac14p (Enzyme regulator; involved in synthesis of phosphatidylinositol 3,5-bisphosphate, in control of trafficking of some proteins to the vacuole lumen via the MVB, and in maintenance of vacuole size and acidity; binds negative (Fig4p) and positive (Fab1p) regulators of PtdIns(3,5)P(2) to control endolysosome function; similar to mammalian Vac14p) has translation MEKSIAKGLSDKLYEKRKAAALELEKLVKQCVLEGDYDRIDKIIDELCRDYAYALHQPMARNAGLMGLAATAIALGINDVGRYLRNILPPVLACFGDQNDQVRFYACESLYNIAKIAKGEILVYFNEIFDVLCKISADTENSVRGAAELLDRLIKDIVAERASNYISIVNNGSHGLLPAIKTDPISGDVYQEEYEQDNQLAFSLPKFIPLLTERIYAINPDTRVFLVDWLKVLLNTPGLELISYLPSFLGGLFTFLGDSHKDVRTVTHTLMDSLLHEVDRISKLQTEIKMKRLERLKMLEDKYNNSSTPTKKADGALIAEKKKTLMTALGGLSKPLSMETDDTKLSNTNETDDERHLTSQEQLLDSEATSQEPLRDGEEYIPGQDINLNFPEVITVLVNNLASSEAEIQLIALHWIQVILSISPNVFIPFLSKILSVLLKLLSDSDPHITEIAQLVNGQLLSLCSSYVGKETDGKIAYGPIVNSLTLQFFDSRIDAKIACLDWLILIYHKAPNQILKHNDSMFLTLLKSLSNRDSVLIEKALSLLQSLCSDSNDNYLRQFLQDLLTLFKRDTKLVKTRANFIMRQISSRLSPERVYKVISSILDNYNDTTFVKMMIQILSTNLITSPEMSSLRNKLRTCEDGMFFNSLFKSWCPNPVSVISLCFVAENYELAYTVLQTYANYELKLNDLVQLDILIQLFESPVFTRMRLQLLEQQKHPFLHKCLFGILMIIPQSKAFETLNRRLNSLNIWTSQSYVMNNYIRQRENSNFCDSNSDISQRSVSQSKLHFQELINHFKAVSEEDEYSSDMIRLDHGANNKSLLLGSFLDGIDEDKQEIVTPISPMNEAINEEMESPNDNSSVILKDSGSLPFNRNVSDKLKK, from the coding sequence ATGGAAAAATCGATTGCCAAAGGTTTAAGCGACAAACTATACGAAAAACGGAAGGCTGCCGCCTTGGAGTTGGAAAAGTTGGTCAAACAATGCGTTCTAGAAGGGGACTATGATCGTATTGACAAGATAATAGACGAACTATGCAGAGACTATGCATACGCTTTGCATCAGCCCATGGCTAGAAATGCAGGATTAATGGGCTTGGCTGCCACAGCAATTGCTTTAGGAATAAACGATGTTGGCCGTTACTTGAGGAATATTCTTCCTCCAGTTCTCGCATGTTTTGGCGACCAGAATGACCAAGTAAGATTTTATGCGTGTGAGAGTTTGTACAATATTGCAAAGATTGCGAAGGGTGAAATACTGGTCtatttcaatgaaatatttgacGTACTCTGTAAAATTAGTGCTGATACAGAAAACTCGGTCCGAGGAGCAGCTGAACTATTAGATCGGTTGATAAAAGATATTGTTGCTGAAAGAGCATCCAATTACATAAGCATTGTAAATAATGGATCGCATGGTTTGCTTCCAGCCATAAAAACGGATCCAATCAGCGGGGATGTCTACCAAGAAGAATATGAGCAAGATAATCAATTGGCGTTCTCTTTACCAAAATTTATTCCTTTATTAACAGAGAGAATTTACGCCATTAACCCTGATACGCGTGTTTTTTTAGTTGACTGGCTTAAAGTCTTGCTCAATACCCCAGGACTAGAGCTCATATCGTATCTACCATCATTTCTTGGCGGGTTATTCACGTTCTTGGGCGATTCTCATAAAGATGTCAGAACAGTTACACACACCCTTATGGACTCACTACTTCACGAAGTCGACCgcatttcaaaattacaaactgaaattaaaaTGAAGAGACTGGAAAGACTGAAAATGCTGGAAGATAAATACAATAACAGTTCTACTCCAACGAAAAAGGCCGATGGTGCACTTATtgctgaaaagaagaaaactttaatGACTGCATTAGGTGGGTTATCCAAACCTCTGAGTATGGAGACTGATGATACCAAATTATCTAATACTAATGAGACAGATGATGAAAGACACTTGACAAGCCAGGAGCAGCTGCTAGATAGCGAGGCAACTAGCCAAGAACCTCTTCGCGATGGCGAAGAATATATACCTGGTCAAGATATCAACCTCAATTTCCCAGAGGTTATTACCGTTCTTGTGAACAATTTGGCATCATCTGAGGCAGAGATTCAATTGATTGCATTACACTGGATTCAGGTTATTTTATCCATTTCTCCAAATGTGTTTATCCCCttcctttcaaaaattctttctgtGCTTTTAAAGCTATTGAGCGATTCGGATCCGCATATTACTGAAATTGCTCAGCTGGTGAACGGTCAATTACTCTCATTGTGCAGCTCATATGTGGGAAAAGAGACAGACGGGAAAATTGCATACGGGCCAATCGTTAATAGCTTAACTCTACAGTTTTTCGATAGTAGGATTGATGCCAAGATTGCCTGCTTGGATTGGCTCATCTTAATTTATCACAAGGCTCCAAACCAAATCTTGAAACATAACGACAGCATGTTCCTAACTTTGTTGAAGTCATTATCAAATAGAGACTCGGTGCTAATCGAGAAAGCTTTAAGTCTCTTACAGAGTTTATGTTCTGACTCAAATGATAATTATTTACGTCAGTTTCTTCAAGATTTATTAACTTTATTCAAGAGAGATACCAAATTGGTGAAAACTAGAGCAAACTTTATCATGAGACAGATATCTTCCCGTTTATCACCAGAACGTGTTTATAAAGTAATTTCTTCGATATTGGACAATTATAACGACACAACGTTtgtgaaaatgatgattcAGATTTTAAGTACAAACTTAATAACTTCACCGGAGATGTCGTCGTTAAGAAACAAACTTAGAACTTGTGAAGACGGtatgtttttcaatagtttaTTCAAATCTTGGTGTCCCAACCCCGTGTCCGTGATATCCTTATGTTTTGTAGCAGAAAATTATGAGTTAGCTTACACAGTGTTACAAACTTACGCGAACTACGAGTTGAAGTTAAATGATCTAGTGCAGTTGGATATTTTGATTCAGTTGTTCGAATCACCCGTTTTCACAAGGATGCGGTTGCAACTTTTAGAACAACAGAAACATCCGTTTCTGCATAAGTGTCTATTTGGTATACTGATGATTATACCACAGTCAAAGGCATTTGAAACATTGAACCGCAGATTGAATAGTTTGAACATATGGACATCCCAATCTTATGTCATGAACAACTATATAAGACAAAGGGAGAATAGTAACTTTTGTGATTCCAATTCTGATATCTCGCAAAGGTCCGTTAGCCAAAGTAAACTACATTTCCAGGAACTAATTAATCATTTTAAGGCCGtttcagaagaagatgaatatTCATCAGATATGATAAGGCTTGACCATGGTGCTAACAATAAATCACTTCTGCTTGGAAGTTTTTTGGACGGTATTGACGAAGATAAACAAGAAATTGTCACACCAATCTCGCCCATGAATGAAGCTATTAACGAGGAGATGGAATCTCCCAACGATAATAGTTCTGTCATATTAAAAGATAGTGGCAGTCTGCCATTCAACCGCAATGTATCCgataaattaaaaaaataa
- the REH1 gene encoding Reh1p (Cytoplasmic 60S subunit biogenesis factor; associates with pre-60S particles; similar to Rei1p and shares partially redundant function in cytoplasmic 60S subunit maturation; contains dispersed C2H2 zinc finger domains) — protein sequence MSSTFFTCNCCVIQFKTSDLQRYHMKTEWHRYNLKRRIANLPPIGAEQFAEKLQISEKEQAENQVDEFGFPVLKPVMNQSNALPQKQKKPIKSKRGRKVGTNLLKRKDRDIAKEKQNRSVSPSGSISSQLSNLTVGTENTNTDYGEDTVSEYGFTSDSNYEYATSDEELDIADKPSDKENEKITITECIYCGKDNKEVERNVKHMFSEHGLFIPERSYLIDLNGLLEFLIKMIVIDHNCLCCNFHGSGLESIRAHMASKRHCRLPYETKEERQLFAPFYDFTYDDHSISKNLQNDRAITSKLSSVYGAKNDEEDGEVDITLVSSENDINANYTTVSIDESGLELTLPTGARLGHRAGQRYYRQNLPSQPNPNESRRTITAADRRMVSGVTEKQYKKGMKKMQQLEKNAINTQIRREIKRVNFQTHYRDELLQ from the coding sequence ATGAGCTCTACTTTCTTTACATGCAACTGTTGTGTTATTCAGTTCAAGACTAGTGATTTGCAAAGATATCACATGAAGACCGAATGGCACAGGTACAACTTAAAGAGAAGAATTGCCAACCTGCCGCCAATTGGTGCGGAACAGTTTGCTGAGAAATTGCAAATTTCAGAAAAGGAACAAGCTGAAAATCAGGTTGATGAGTTTGGTTTCCCTGTTCTAAAGCCTGTTATGAACCAAAGTAACGCTTTGCCTcagaaacagaagaaacCGATCAAGTCAAagagaggaagaaaagttgGTACGAACTTATTGAAGAGGAAAGACAGGGATATtgctaaagaaaaacagaaTAGATCGGTGTCCCCTTCTGGATCAATATCTTCacaattatctaatttGACAGTAGGAACAGAAAACACGAATACAGATTATGGTGAAGATACTGTCTCTGAATACGGTTTCACTAGTGACTCTAATTATGAGTATGCTACTAGTGATGAGGAACTAGATATAGCGGATAAGCCAAgtgataaagaaaatgaaaagattaCCATCACGGAATGTATATATTGCGGGAAAGACAATAAAGAAGTGGAAAGAAATGTCAAACATATGTTTAGCGAGCATGGTCTTTTCATACCTGAAAGGTCATATTTGATTGATCTAAACGGTTTACTAGagtttttaataaaaatgattgTTATTGATCATAACTGTCTGTGTTGTAACTTTCATGGCTCCGGTTTGGAAAGTATAAGAGCGCATATGGCTTCTAAGCGTCATTGCAGGCTGCCATATGAAACAAAGGAGGAGCGTCAGCTTTTCGCCCCATTTTACGATTTTACTTACGATGATCACTCTATTAGCAAAAATCTTCAGAATGACAGAGCAATTACTTCCAAGCTTTCATCTGTCTATGGGGccaaaaatgatgaagaagatgggGAGGTAGATATCACGTTGGTCTCATCCGAAAATGACATTAATGCAAACTATACCACCGTATCTATTGATGAATCTGGTTTAGAACTTACCTTGCCAACAGGCGCTAGGCTAGGTCATCGTGCGGGCCAGAGGTACTATAGACAAAATTTACCTTCGCAGCCAAACCCTAACGAAAGCAGAAGAACGATTACAGCTGCTGATAGAAGGATGGTCAGTGGTGTTACCGAGAAGCAATATAAGAAGGgtatgaagaaaatgcaaCAATTGGAGAAAAATGCCATTAATACGCAGATCCGTCGCGAAATTAAAAGGGTTAACTTTCAAACACATTACAGGGATGAGTTGTTGCAATAG
- the RPS29A gene encoding 40S ribosomal protein uS14 RPS29A (Protein component of the small (40S) ribosomal subunit; homologous to mammalian ribosomal protein S29 and bacterial S14; RPS29A has a paralog, RPS29B, that arose from the whole genome duplication), whose amino-acid sequence MAHENVWFSHPRRYGKGSRQCRVCSSHTGLIRKYGLNICRQCFREKANDIGFNKFR is encoded by the coding sequence ATGGCTCACGAAAACGTCTGGTTCTCTCACCCAAGAAGATACGGTAAAGGCTCCCGTCAATGTCGTGTTTGTTCTTCCCACACCGGTTTGATCAGAAAGTACGGCTTAAACATCTGTCGTCAATGTTTCAGAGAAAAAGCTAACGACATTGgtttcaacaaattcagATAA